A genomic segment from Bradyrhizobium sp. CB1015 encodes:
- a CDS encoding peroxidase-related enzyme (This protein belongs to a clade of uncharacterized proteins related to peroxidases such as the alkylhydroperoxidase AhpD.): protein MTKTATQRFHAPAIDTLPDDIRTRLLAVQEKSGFVPNVFLTLAYRPDEFRAFFAYHDALMEKDGGLTKAEREMIVVATSAANQCQYCVIAHGAILRIRAKNPVIADQVAINYRKADITPRQKAMLDFAMKVSADAQRISDDDFAALAPHGFSDDDIWDIAAISAFFALSNRLANFTGMRPNEEFYLMGRLPKT from the coding sequence ATGACAAAGACCGCCACGCAACGCTTTCACGCCCCAGCCATCGACACGCTGCCCGACGACATCCGCACGCGTCTTCTTGCCGTGCAGGAGAAGAGCGGCTTCGTGCCGAACGTGTTCCTGACGCTGGCCTACCGCCCCGACGAGTTCCGCGCCTTCTTCGCCTATCACGACGCGCTGATGGAGAAGGACGGCGGCCTCACCAAGGCCGAGCGCGAGATGATCGTGGTGGCGACGTCGGCCGCGAACCAGTGCCAGTATTGCGTGATCGCCCATGGCGCGATCCTGCGCATCCGCGCCAAGAACCCTGTGATCGCCGACCAGGTCGCGATCAACTACCGCAAGGCCGACATCACGCCGCGGCAGAAGGCGATGCTCGATTTCGCCATGAAGGTCTCGGCTGACGCGCAGCGGATTTCCGATGACGATTTCGCGGCGCTCGCACCGCACGGCTTCAGCGACGACGACATCTGGGACATCGCCGCGATCTCCGCCTTCTTCGCGCTGTCGAACCGGCTGGCGAACTTCACGGGCATGCGGCCGAACGAGGAGTTCTATCTGATGGGCCGCCTGCCGAAGACATGA
- a CDS encoding ATP-binding protein has protein sequence MTSFGRVISVRGSLARVGLLAESRMPISEVRATVGRFVSIRCASSVIVAMITEVSCENLSSSDNYIAIASVDLLGEILNAADKAKFQRGVTNYPTIGDAVDLITSQELRTIYAPTGSDQINVGFLQQDRSVIAYVDVEEMLSKHFAVLGSTGVGKSTGVSLLLNEILKARPNLRIFLLDVHNEYGRCFGDRALVLNPRNLKLPFWLFNFEEIVDVLFGGRAGVPEELDILAEVIPLAKGVYTQYQNADRIGLKRIDPKQIGYTVDTPVPYRLVDLLSLIDERMGKLENRSSRIIYHKLISRIEAVRNDPRYAFMFDNANVGGDTMAEVISHLFRLPANGKPMTVMQLAGFPAEVIDSVVSVLCRMAFDFGLWSDGVSPLLFVCEEAHRYASADRNIGFGPTRKAVSRIAKEGRKYGVYLGLITQRPAELDATIISQCNTLFTMRLANDRDQALLRAAVSDAAANLLSFVPSLGTREVLAFGEGVALPTRLRFKEVPPHQLPRGEATISSVPSVTSGHDMHFVSAVLERWRGATSQRDVPNDPVFSAPPAKTMSSVEAPMLQPSMGLDPDRFSLLKKPLR, from the coding sequence GTGACATCCTTTGGACGCGTGATTTCGGTTCGCGGATCGCTCGCCCGGGTCGGGCTTCTGGCGGAAAGCCGGATGCCGATCTCGGAGGTGCGGGCGACCGTCGGCCGTTTCGTCAGCATTCGTTGTGCCAGCTCGGTCATCGTTGCGATGATCACGGAGGTCTCCTGCGAGAATCTGTCGAGCTCGGACAATTACATCGCCATCGCCTCGGTCGACCTGCTCGGCGAGATTCTCAATGCCGCGGACAAGGCCAAGTTTCAGCGCGGCGTCACCAACTATCCGACCATCGGCGATGCCGTCGACCTGATCACCAGCCAGGAGTTGCGCACGATCTACGCGCCGACCGGCTCGGACCAGATCAATGTCGGCTTCCTCCAGCAGGACCGCTCGGTCATCGCCTATGTCGACGTCGAGGAAATGCTGTCCAAGCATTTTGCGGTGCTGGGATCGACCGGCGTCGGTAAATCGACCGGCGTCTCGCTGCTGCTCAACGAGATCCTGAAGGCGCGGCCGAACCTGCGCATCTTCCTGCTCGACGTGCACAACGAATATGGCCGCTGCTTCGGCGACCGCGCGCTGGTGCTCAACCCGCGAAACCTGAAGCTGCCGTTCTGGCTGTTCAATTTCGAGGAAATCGTCGACGTGCTGTTCGGCGGCCGCGCCGGCGTGCCGGAAGAGCTCGACATCCTCGCCGAGGTGATCCCGCTCGCCAAGGGCGTCTACACCCAGTACCAGAACGCCGATCGCATCGGCCTCAAGCGCATCGATCCCAAGCAGATCGGCTACACCGTCGATACGCCGGTGCCCTATCGCCTCGTCGACCTGCTGTCGCTGATCGACGAACGCATGGGCAAGCTCGAGAACCGCTCCTCGCGCATCATCTATCACAAGCTGATCTCGCGCATCGAGGCGGTGCGCAACGACCCGCGCTACGCCTTCATGTTCGACAACGCCAATGTCGGCGGCGACACCATGGCCGAGGTGATCAGCCATCTGTTCCGCCTGCCCGCCAACGGCAAGCCGATGACGGTGATGCAGCTCGCCGGCTTTCCGGCCGAGGTGATCGATTCGGTCGTGTCCGTGCTCTGCCGCATGGCCTTCGACTTCGGCCTGTGGAGCGACGGCGTCTCGCCGCTGCTGTTCGTCTGCGAGGAGGCGCACCGCTATGCCTCCGCCGACCGCAACATCGGCTTCGGCCCGACCCGCAAGGCGGTGTCGCGCATCGCCAAGGAAGGCCGCAAATACGGCGTCTATCTCGGCCTGATCACCCAGCGCCCGGCCGAGCTCGACGCCACCATCATCTCCCAGTGCAACACGCTGTTCACGATGCGCCTCGCCAACGACCGCGACCAGGCGCTGTTGCGCGCCGCGGTGTCGGATGCCGCCGCGAACCTGCTCTCCTTCGTGCCGTCGCTCGGCACCCGCGAGGTGCTGGCGTTCGGCGAAGGCGTGGCGCTGCCGACGCGGCTGCGCTTCAAGGAGGTGCCGCCGCACCAATTGCCGCGCGGCGAAGCCACCATCTCGAGCGTGCCGTCCGTCACCTCGGGCCACGACATGCATTTCGTCAGCGCCGTGCTCGAGCGCTGGCGCGGTGCCACCTCGCAGCGCGACGTGCCGAACGATCCGGTTTTCTCGGCGCCGCCGGCGAAGACGATGTCCAGCGTCGAAGCCCCGATGCTGCAGCCGTCGATGGGCCTCGACCCGGACCGCTTCTCGCTGCTGAAGAAGCCGCTGCGGTAG
- a CDS encoding catechol 2,3-dioxygenase, with translation MQPEPILDLAHLGHMELLTPKPDESLKFFVDVMGMTVSGQKGESVYLRGWDDYERYSLKLTASKTSGMGHMALRARSQQALERRVAALKGSGFDIGWIDGDMGQGPTFRCRDPDGHIVELYYETEWYQAPPELKPALKNQAQRFPARGVNVRRLDHLNCLAVDIKANREFFETYLGCRLTEQIVLNDGREAAMWLTMSNKSYDFAYSLDHSGVPGRFHHVTYALDSREEILRAADIFLENGVHIETGPHKHAIQQTFFLYVYEPGGNRVEVANAGARLILAPDWKPIVWTEEERKKGQAWGLKTIESFHTHGTPPVEVKKHG, from the coding sequence ATGCAGCCCGAACCGATCCTCGATCTCGCCCATCTCGGCCACATGGAGCTGCTGACGCCGAAGCCGGACGAAAGCCTGAAATTCTTCGTCGATGTCATGGGCATGACGGTCAGCGGACAGAAGGGTGAGTCGGTCTATTTGCGCGGCTGGGACGATTACGAGCGCTATTCGCTCAAGCTCACGGCATCCAAGACCTCGGGCATGGGCCACATGGCGCTGCGTGCGCGCAGCCAGCAGGCGCTGGAGCGGCGCGTCGCCGCACTGAAGGGATCCGGCTTCGACATCGGCTGGATCGACGGCGACATGGGGCAGGGGCCGACGTTCCGCTGCCGCGATCCCGATGGCCATATCGTCGAGCTCTATTACGAGACCGAATGGTATCAGGCGCCGCCCGAACTCAAGCCTGCGCTGAAGAACCAGGCACAGCGCTTTCCCGCCCGCGGCGTCAATGTCCGCCGCCTCGACCATCTCAACTGCCTCGCCGTCGACATCAAGGCCAACCGCGAGTTCTTCGAGACCTATCTCGGCTGCCGCCTTACCGAGCAGATCGTGCTCAACGACGGCCGTGAAGCTGCGATGTGGCTGACGATGTCGAACAAGAGCTACGATTTCGCCTATTCGCTCGATCATTCGGGCGTGCCGGGCCGCTTCCACCACGTCACCTACGCCCTCGACAGCCGCGAGGAGATTCTGCGCGCCGCCGACATTTTTCTCGAGAACGGCGTGCACATCGAGACCGGGCCGCACAAGCACGCGATCCAGCAGACCTTCTTCCTCTACGTCTACGAGCCCGGCGGCAACCGCGTCGAAGTCGCCAATGCCGGCGCACGCCTCATCCTCGCGCCCGACTGGAAGCCGATCGTGTGGACCGAGGAGGAGCGCAAGAAGGGCCAGGCCTGGGGATTGAAGACGATCGAGTCCTTCCACACCCACGGCACGCCGCCGGTGGAGGTGAAGAAGCACGGCTAA
- a CDS encoding molybdopterin-dependent oxidoreductase, translating to MASLVSNGAERAGSLIVARSVDEVTSETFIRITADGSVTAYNGHVDLGTGIRTALGQIVAEELDVSFARVVVVLGDTAVVPNQGATIASETIQITAVPLRKAAAQARHFLITRAAERLDLPEAELKIEDGLVRGHDNRSISYGELIGDEAIRLELADDVQLKPVGDYAIVGHSVPRVDLPAKATGELTFVHDVRVSGMVHGRVVRPPYAGVDAGPFVGTSLIAVDESSVRDIPGLLAVVRIGDFVGVVAEREEIAIRAAERLKVSWKPTPTLTDLADVETALRANPSTPRTLIDKGDVEAAISGAAKPMQRTYVWPYQMHASIGPSCAVADYSDGNIRVWSGTQNPHVLRSDLALLIERPESEIEVIRLEAAGCYGRNCADDVTADALLLSRAVGRPVRVQLTREQEHAWEPKGTAQLIDVNGGLSADGSIAAYDLATRYPSNAAPTLALLLTSRLSPEPAVLQMGDRTAIPPYDYEHMRVVAHDMSPIVRASWFRGVSALPNTFAHESYIDEAATEAGVDPIEYRLRYLKDPRAVDLVNAVAERAGWTPRPVREEKDGDVVHGRGFAYALYVHSKFPGYGAAWSAWVADVAVNKTTGDVSVTRVVAGQDSGLMINPDGVRHQIQGNVIQSTSRVLMEEVSFERGAVAAREWGAYPIIPFPDVPKIDVLMLPRQDQPPLGVGESASVPSAAAIANAIFDATGVRFREPPFTPERILKGLHGEAPATPQALPAPPAPPPSRIWENPFARRAGIFATIAAVCTAAIGIGAALLPGRAIAPIARPDASVYSAATIARGEQLAALGNCAECHTAVGGAPNAGGRALATPFGTIYATNITPDVETGIGAWSYPAFERAMRDGLHRDGRQLYPAFPYPHFAKTSDADLQALYAYLMAQPEVRASTPANTLAFPFNLRPLLAGWNALFHQAREFKPDPAKSELWNRGAYLVESLGHCSACHSPRNALGAEQREAYLAGGFAEGWEAPALTSLSQAPIPWSEDELYAYLRTGHSRYHGVAAGPMAPIIRDLRALPDQDIRAMALYLNSFNDAAVDQQAQDALATRLESATQVTVASSTGARLYQGACAVCHEVGGLPLFGTRPSLALNSNLHSATSDNLVQVILHGIAEPASSDLGYMPAFRNSMSDAQIEQLVSFLRRQFAPGKPAWTGVRETIEKVRASAN from the coding sequence ATGGCCTCCCTTGTTTCGAACGGAGCTGAGCGCGCGGGTTCGCTCATCGTCGCGCGCAGCGTGGACGAGGTCACATCGGAAACCTTCATCCGCATCACCGCGGACGGTTCGGTCACGGCCTATAATGGCCATGTCGATCTCGGCACCGGTATCCGCACTGCGCTGGGCCAGATCGTCGCCGAAGAGCTCGACGTCTCCTTTGCCCGAGTCGTCGTCGTGCTCGGCGACACGGCCGTGGTGCCGAACCAGGGCGCGACGATCGCGAGCGAGACCATCCAGATCACCGCAGTGCCGCTGCGGAAGGCCGCGGCGCAAGCGCGGCACTTTCTGATCACGCGCGCGGCGGAACGCCTGGACTTGCCGGAAGCCGAGCTCAAGATCGAGGACGGGCTCGTTCGCGGCCACGACAACCGCAGCATCAGCTATGGCGAGCTCATCGGCGACGAGGCGATCCGCCTCGAGCTGGCCGACGACGTGCAGCTCAAGCCGGTCGGCGACTACGCCATCGTCGGCCACTCGGTGCCGCGCGTCGATCTACCTGCCAAAGCCACGGGCGAGCTGACCTTCGTGCACGACGTCCGCGTATCAGGCATGGTGCATGGCCGCGTGGTGCGGCCGCCCTATGCCGGCGTCGATGCCGGACCGTTCGTCGGCACCAGCCTGATCGCTGTGGACGAATCCTCCGTGCGCGACATTCCTGGCCTCCTGGCCGTGGTGCGGATCGGCGATTTTGTCGGCGTCGTCGCCGAGCGCGAGGAGATTGCGATCCGTGCGGCAGAGCGGCTCAAGGTGAGCTGGAAGCCGACGCCGACGCTGACCGACCTCGCCGATGTCGAGACCGCGCTGCGCGCCAATCCATCGACACCGCGCACGCTGATCGACAAGGGCGACGTCGAAGCCGCGATCTCGGGCGCGGCCAAGCCGATGCAGCGCACTTACGTCTGGCCGTATCAGATGCACGCCTCGATCGGCCCCTCCTGCGCCGTCGCCGATTATAGCGACGGGAACATCCGCGTCTGGTCGGGCACGCAGAATCCCCACGTGCTGCGCAGCGATCTGGCGCTGCTGATCGAGCGCCCCGAGAGCGAAATCGAGGTGATCCGACTGGAGGCCGCCGGCTGCTACGGCCGCAACTGCGCCGACGACGTCACCGCCGATGCGCTCCTGCTGTCGCGCGCCGTTGGCCGTCCCGTCCGCGTGCAGCTGACGCGCGAGCAGGAGCACGCCTGGGAGCCCAAAGGCACTGCACAACTCATCGACGTCAATGGCGGCCTCAGCGCTGACGGCAGCATTGCTGCTTACGACCTTGCCACGCGCTATCCCTCGAATGCCGCGCCGACGCTGGCGCTGCTGCTGACCAGCCGCCTCTCGCCGGAGCCCGCGGTGCTCCAGATGGGCGACCGCACCGCGATCCCGCCCTACGATTACGAGCACATGCGCGTGGTCGCCCACGACATGTCGCCGATCGTCCGCGCATCCTGGTTCCGCGGCGTCTCGGCCCTGCCGAACACTTTTGCGCATGAATCCTATATCGACGAGGCTGCAACCGAAGCCGGCGTCGACCCAATCGAATATCGTCTTCGTTATCTGAAGGACCCGCGCGCGGTCGATCTGGTCAATGCGGTGGCCGAGCGTGCGGGCTGGACGCCGCGGCCGGTCCGCGAAGAGAAGGACGGCGATGTCGTGCACGGGCGCGGCTTTGCCTATGCGCTCTACGTGCACAGCAAGTTTCCGGGCTATGGCGCGGCGTGGTCGGCCTGGGTTGCCGACGTCGCGGTGAACAAGACGACCGGCGATGTCAGCGTGACGCGCGTCGTCGCGGGGCAGGATTCCGGGTTGATGATCAACCCGGACGGCGTGCGCCACCAGATCCAGGGCAACGTCATCCAGTCCACCAGCCGCGTGCTGATGGAAGAGGTCTCGTTCGAGCGCGGCGCGGTGGCCGCGCGCGAATGGGGCGCCTATCCCATTATCCCCTTCCCCGACGTGCCCAAGATCGACGTGCTGATGCTGCCGCGGCAGGATCAGCCGCCGCTCGGCGTCGGCGAGTCCGCCTCGGTGCCGAGTGCGGCGGCGATTGCGAACGCCATCTTCGACGCCACCGGCGTGCGCTTCCGCGAGCCGCCGTTCACGCCCGAGCGCATCCTCAAGGGATTGCACGGCGAAGCACCGGCGACGCCGCAGGCCCTGCCCGCGCCGCCAGCCCCGCCTCCGTCTCGCATCTGGGAGAACCCGTTCGCCAGGCGGGCCGGCATCTTCGCAACGATCGCAGCCGTATGCACCGCCGCGATCGGCATTGGCGCCGCGCTTCTGCCGGGACGCGCCATCGCGCCGATCGCGCGGCCCGATGCGTCGGTCTATTCAGCGGCAACGATCGCGCGCGGGGAGCAGCTTGCCGCGCTCGGCAATTGCGCCGAATGCCACACCGCCGTCGGCGGCGCACCAAACGCCGGCGGCCGCGCCTTGGCAACGCCGTTCGGCACGATCTACGCAACCAACATCACGCCCGACGTCGAGACCGGGATCGGCGCCTGGTCCTACCCCGCCTTCGAGCGTGCCATGCGGGATGGCCTGCATCGCGACGGACGCCAGCTCTATCCCGCCTTCCCCTACCCGCATTTTGCAAAGACCAGCGACGCCGATCTGCAGGCGCTCTACGCTTACCTGATGGCGCAGCCTGAGGTGCGCGCGTCGACGCCGGCCAACACGCTCGCCTTCCCGTTCAATCTCCGCCCGCTGCTGGCGGGTTGGAATGCGCTGTTCCACCAGGCGCGCGAGTTCAAGCCAGATCCCGCCAAGTCCGAGCTGTGGAATCGCGGCGCCTATCTGGTCGAGAGCCTCGGTCATTGCAGCGCCTGCCATTCGCCGCGCAACGCGCTCGGCGCCGAGCAGCGCGAGGCCTATCTCGCCGGCGGCTTTGCCGAGGGCTGGGAAGCACCGGCGCTGACCTCGCTCTCGCAGGCGCCGATCCCGTGGAGCGAGGATGAGCTCTACGCCTATTTGCGCACGGGACATTCGCGTTACCACGGCGTCGCCGCCGGCCCGATGGCGCCGATCATCCGGGATCTCAGGGCTCTGCCCGATCAGGACATCCGTGCGATGGCGCTCTATCTCAACTCGTTCAACGACGCCGCGGTCGACCAACAGGCGCAGGATGCGCTCGCCACCAGGCTCGAGAGCGCGACCCAGGTCACAGTCGCGTCGTCGACCGGCGCGCGCCTCTACCAAGGCGCCTGCGCCGTCTGCCACGAGGTCGGCGGCCTGCCGCTGTTCGGCACAAGGCCTTCGCTCGCGCTCAACAGCAATCTGCACAGCGCCACCTCGGACAATCTGGTGCAAGTGATCCTGCACGGCATCGCGGAGCCCGCCTCGAGCGATCTCGGCTACATGCCCGCCTTCAGGAACAGCATGAGCGACGCGCAGATCGAGCAGCTCGTCAGCTTCCTGCGCCGGCAGTTCGCACCTGGCAAGCCGGCCTGGACCGGCGTGCGCGAGACGATCGAAAAGGTGCGCGCGTCTGCCAATTAG
- a CDS encoding (2Fe-2S)-binding protein, giving the protein MTQTPIRLTVNGRIHEVTAARDTPLLYVLRNDLALNGPKYGCGLGECGTCTVLIDGRAARSCVIPVSGCAGRDIVTLEGLGTRDQPDVVQQAFIDEQAAQCGYCLNGMIMTTKALLAINPQPTEQEVLAALRYNLCRCGTHIEILRAVMRASGQLTEAAD; this is encoded by the coding sequence ATGACGCAGACACCGATCCGCCTCACCGTGAACGGCAGGATCCACGAGGTCACGGCAGCGCGGGACACGCCGCTGCTCTACGTGCTGCGCAACGACCTCGCGCTGAACGGCCCGAAATACGGCTGCGGCTTGGGGGAATGCGGCACCTGTACTGTCCTGATCGACGGACGAGCGGCACGCTCCTGCGTGATTCCGGTGAGCGGCTGCGCCGGGCGCGACATCGTGACGCTCGAAGGCCTCGGCACCCGCGACCAGCCCGACGTCGTGCAGCAGGCCTTCATCGACGAGCAGGCCGCGCAATGCGGCTACTGTCTCAACGGCATGATCATGACCACCAAGGCGTTGCTCGCGATCAATCCACAGCCGACCGAGCAGGAGGTGCTGGCGGCGCTGCGCTACAATCTTTGCCGCTGCGGCACCCATATCGAGATCCTCCGCGCGGTGATGCGCGCATCGGGCCAGCTCACCGAGGCCGCAGATTGA